The Triticum aestivum cultivar Chinese Spring chromosome 3A, IWGSC CS RefSeq v2.1, whole genome shotgun sequence genome includes a region encoding these proteins:
- the LOC123060442 gene encoding TSL-kinase interacting protein 1 produces MKAPQQHRKPTDTEAKVKHGGDKLHCLKPGKYTNKSSGNIGAKCRREDGQLFTGSKIALKGGSFMEVPFSNSTNLSAQPPNYSKKMKLQFFPIDEAIQKVLQQEKHNPYLELTLAPRKKMSSIVQHLNTKWGRSSCAKGELMLFPYGARPDSLVGSEKWTVNDSCTAADVYVAVGSPSTFRLRYGWFEQQSSEESLAPVHSAEKTIGDKPSDHFVFPNKPSDPFEFPNKPLDPFEFPNKPSDPFEFPSKHSDPFEFPSKFTSPSDVCNTEQTVVDNQSKVTPLSWIDCISNISFGALLSQAVPSQDSKQPPLQNSSILQQIPATCDSFDAAIASLIAHQQTSNQPKVSNPSVWDAEETCHAFPRNQTSARMFSSAHGNSSAITSSILGAIPESDTDGNQRCSTEGRKEESTPQIPGLGNNDNVKPDEPMPESTGEPELGAFDSRLLSGTDSLGLSGLLANSLDAFPKFTVS; encoded by the exons ATGAAAGCTCCCCAGCAGCACCGTAAACCAACTGATACAGAAGCAAAGGTCAAACATGGTGGCGATAAGTTGCATTGCCTGAAGCCAGGGAAATATACCAACAAGTCATCAG GCAATATAGGGGCAAAGTGCAGAAGAGAAGATGGTCAATTGTTTACCGGCAGTAAGATTGCACTGAAGGGTGGTAGCTTTATGGAAGTACCATTTAGCAATTCGACAAACTTATCTGCTCAACCACCAAATTATTCTAAAAAGATGAAGCTTCAGTTTTTCCCAATAGATGAGGCGATTCAAAAGGTTCTACAGCAG GAGAAACACAATCCTTACCTGGAGTTGACCTTGGCTCCTCGAAAGAAGATGTCCTCAATTGTGCAACATTTGAACACAAAATGGGGCCGTTCCAGCTGTGCAAAAGGCGAGCTCATGCTCTTCCCATATGGTGCTAGACCGGATAGCTTAGTTGGCAGTGAAAAATGGACTGTTAATGATTCTTGCACTGCTGCTGATGTTTATGTTGCTGTTGGCAGCCCTTCAACATTTCGCTTAAG GTATGGATGGTTTGAGCAACAAAGCAGTGAAGAGTCTTTGGCACCCGTGCACTCTGCAGAAAAGACCATCGGTGACAAACCTTCAGATCATTTTGTGTTTCCAAACAAACCTTCAGATCCTTTTGAGTTTCCAAACAAACCTTTAGATCCTTTTGAGTTTCCAAACAAACCTTCAGATCCTTTTGAGTTTCCAAGCAAACATTCAGATCCTTTTGAGTTTCCAAGTAAATTTACCAGTCCATCCGATGTGTGTAACACAGAACAGACTGTGGTG GATAACCAAAGCAAAGTGACGCCTCTCTCATGGATAGACTGCATATCCAATATCAGTTTCGGAGCACTCTTATCACAGGCTGTACCCTCTCAAGACAGTAAACAACCGCCTTTGCAAAATAGCTCGATTCTCCAGCAGATTCCTGCTACGTGCGATTCATTTGATGCTGCTATTGCCTCCTTGATTGCTCATCAGCAAACAAGTAACCAACCGAAGGTCTCAAATCCATCTGTTTGGGATGCAGAAGAAACTTGTCATGCATTTCCCCGGAATCAAACTTCAGCCAGGATGTTCTCTTCAGCTCATGGCAACAGTAGTGCTATTACCTCGTCTATCCTGGGTGCAATTCCTGAGTCTGATACAGATGGCAACCAG CGTTGTTCTACTGAAGGCAGGAAAGAGGAATCAACCCCTCAGATACCAGGCTTGGGCAATAATGATAACGTGAAGCCAGATGAGCCAATG CCTGAATCGACCGGTGAGCCAGAGCTTGGGGCATTTGACTCTAGGCTTTTGAGTGGGACCGACAGTTTAGGTCTAAGCGGCTTGCTAGCAAACAGCTTGGATGCATTTCCGAAGTTCACTGTTTCGTAA